The Erigeron canadensis isolate Cc75 chromosome 4, C_canadensis_v1, whole genome shotgun sequence genome window below encodes:
- the LOC122596797 gene encoding protein CURVATURE THYLAKOID 1A, chloroplastic-like, with the protein MTTPVTTISMVSTAVILPTATATVRCTALPSLPPRHSPTSIKLASGSRRSSLFQVKASEDASSSIDTDELFTNVKEKWDAVENKPIVIIYGVGGATAIWLSSVIIGAINKVPLLPNIMELVGVGYSGWFVYRYLLFESSRKELNTNIDSIKKKITEA; encoded by the exons ATGACAACTCCAGTAACCACCATTTCAATGGTGTCTACTGCAGTAATATTACCTACTGCCACCGCTACTGTCCGGTGTACCGCCTTACCTAGTCTCCCGCCTCGTCATTCTCCGACATCCATCAAGCTAGCTTCAG GGTCAAGAAGATCATCTCTCTTTCAGGTCAAGGCTTCTGAAGATGCATCATCCTCCATTGATACAGACGAGTTGTTCACCAATGTAAAGGAAAAG TGGGATGCAGTTGAGAACAAGCCAATAGTTATAATATATGGAGTAGGAGGAGCTACTGCGATTTGGCTATCTTCCGTCATTATTGGTGCCATCAACAAAGTCCCTTTG CTTCCAAATATCATGGAGTTGGTAGGAGTTGGATATTCTGGATGGTTTGTATACAGATATCTTCTCTTCGAG TCAAGCAGGAAAGAGTTGAATACAAATATAGACTCGATCAAGAAGAAGATCACAGAGGCATAA